The following are encoded together in the Lathyrus oleraceus cultivar Zhongwan6 chromosome 3, CAAS_Psat_ZW6_1.0, whole genome shotgun sequence genome:
- the LOC127130416 gene encoding uncharacterized protein LOC127130416, producing the protein MDETKDQFLELCKELKTLRGKDLLSKSAAKLCLVPNVKILMKFRILDIEKYKGNTCLLKHLVMYARKMSTQTDNDQLLIQYFQDSLTGAALRWYICLDSASVPTFNDMGEAFVKKYKYNVDMALDRDQLRSMSQKDKETFKEYAQRLRELASQITPPLEEKEITKMLLKTLSSFYYEGMIASSPNDFTEMGVPGHDIETRYPLKYEVQKLVKSGLVSFEDRMPNVKANMLPAHGNASVNMVDNCPGNFRVFDVNHAEEEVGTPFQALPITDELKKARAPMSSLKDAKEVVQAGSPTYGVTL; encoded by the exons ATGGATGAGAcgaaggatcagtttcttgagctgtgcaaggaattgaagaccttGAGAGGGAAGGATTTATTAAGTAAGAGTGCTGCCAAGCTGTGCTTAGTTCCCAATGTCAAGATTCTGATGAAGTTCAGGATCCTAGAcattgaaaaatataaagggaataCATGTTTGTTGAAacatcttgtcatgtatgctagaaagatgtccACTCAAaccgacaacgaccaactgcttATTCAATACTTCCAAGATAGTCTTACAGGAGCTGCCCTCAGATGGTATATATGCTTGGACAGTGCTAGTGTCCCTACTTTTAACGACAtgggtgaggcctttgtcaaaaaatataagtacaatgttgatatggcgctAGATCGTGACCAACTTCGAtcaatgtctcagaaggacaaagagacattcaaagaatatgctcaaagattGAGGGAGTTAGCTTCTCAAATTACTCCACCTCTGGAAGAAAAGGAAATAACTAAGATGTTATTGAAGacgctgagttcattttactatgaagGTATGATCGCAAGTTCCCCTaatgatttcaccgagatg ggagtTCCTGGTCATGATATTGAAACCCGTTATCCCCTGAAGTACGAGGTTCAAAAGCTAGTAAAAAGTGGTCTGGTATCCTTTGAGGACAGAATGCCGAATGTTAAAGCCAACATGCTGCCTGCTCATGGCAATGCTTCTGTGAACATGGTGGACAACTGTCCTGGGAATTTCAGGGTTTTTGACGTAAACC ATGCTGAAGAGGaagttggaacaccgttccaagctttgCCTATTACTGATGAATTGAAGAAGgctagggcacccatgtcttctctGAAGGATGCCAAAGAGGTTGTTCAGGCTGGTAGCCCGACATATGGTGTCACGTTGTAG